Sequence from the Gracilinanus agilis isolate LMUSP501 chromosome 6, AgileGrace, whole genome shotgun sequence genome:
CCAGCAATGGAAGCTAGCTACTAGCCAGCAAAAATATTAGGAagtctaagaaaaataaaagtgaagtaGGTTAACTAAGTccctcacagatgaggaaaagataACATGAAAATCCAaagctttgtttttccttttctagagGCAGCAGGGGTACACAGTGTATAGAACTCTGGAGCTGGAGTCAAATCCAGTCTGACACTTAATGACTTCTGGACtctatagacaagtcacttactttctgCCTACCTCAATTTCCataattgtaaaatagggataataatagcacctttatcccagggtggttgtgaagattaaataagatttgcaaaggtcttagcacaatgcctagaaggctcttaataaatgcttgtttccttcttgattatttaatttgtatatcTCTCTGCTTAGGTTGCACAGTGAAAAAAAGGGACTTTGAAATggtgaaataatttaaattagtTTCCCTAAGTTATGTGTataaaaaaaacagcaaatggCAGAGCTGTTATCTTAAGTCTATGAGGGGGAAAAAGCAGTATCTGGTAAGTAGGCCTTGGGACAGATTCTCTTGGACATTATTTTCCATTAGAATAATTTATTCTTCCAGGGGATACAGTTGTGGCTTCTCTTTGATCAAATGCAAGTGAATGGCATTTACCTTCCCTCTCTGGTCTTTTGAGCTTCAGTTTAAGTTTGGAGAATGGACAAAGATTTGGCTAAGGTCATTTCCAATATCCAGCAAACTTGGAAATACTGTTGCCATTTTAGAAGAAACAAGCCACATCCTTAAACCTTTTAAGGTGACTTACACAAAGTTGGCACGTTTTTATTGCTGGGCTTTTTGACAATagcattttatagaaaaagaaggtaggaatgAAAAaggtgggagaagagaggaaaacagaaaggaagagaggaagaatttaagtgcctattatatgtcatgcaagcacttcacaaatatcttttaatcctcacaacaaaggTGGGAAGTAGATACtactattatattcattttgtagttgaagaaactgaggcaaggggagaTTAATTTACTTGTCCAAGataatatctgaggcaggatttgaattcaggtctagaGCTCTATCTAATAAAATACCAgtgaaattaaatttataaactaTGTGATCCCCAAGTTACctgaaaaggaaatatttgaacaGGATGAAAGCTGTTGAGGATACACGACAAGTGTCATCCATGTAGGGCCAAAGATCACCAGCCAGTTATAGCCAATCCTCAAATTACGTGAATCTCATATGGgtcagatatttttaaaatatttacaatataatAATTTCCAAATTGTACTTATGGTGCAGTTTGCCCATGAATCTATTTCCcctattatttttcccaaaagGATCTAGAAGATAGGTAATCCAAAGATTTTTGTCTAGAAAACTCAATacttctggggaaaaaatgacatttctaGTGAAATACATCAGAGTGGAATGACTGCAATGtgatcatcacatttatatagcagtttaCAGTTTGGAAAGCATTTTCCTTTCACCCCTTTGGGGAAAGGTCATCTcttattctcatttctcttgAGGAAGCTGGGGCTCTCAGAAGTCACTAGTCCCCTAAGGTCAGTTACTCAGAGGGTGGTGCTAGAATAAGAAGCTTCACCCCAGGCTACTATCCCATAAAATCTTAACAAAATGTGATTAAAGGCCTACTAGGTACAAAGCAATAAAAAAGACACTCTCAATGTTTACAGAGCTTTATCAGTGTGTGGAGATAAGGCCAGAATTACAACCAGTAATTATGCTATCAAGCAAAGTAAGATAAGTTCTATGGGAAGAGTAGTTCTGGAGGCAGTCAAGTAAAGATGCAGAGCACTGCAATTTGAGATTTGCCTCGGAGGAGGTATGCCCTGGGGTAGGGAAGGAAGGATATTCAAGTTAAGGAGGTGTATTGCTAGCAAAGGCACAAAGGCAAGAAAGCCCAAGGCATATTTGGCTAGACATCAAATACTTTTAGTTAGTCTAAAGCAAGTAAAGGGGAATTTGGGATCAGTGGCCTGTATTATCCCTTTAGAAGGTGATACTCTGGGTGATGTGCAGGGAAAAGGGAAGTTACCTAGaataggaaatttaaaaaaagggtcAAATACCATACGAAGATccggataaaaagataaaatgaagaagatgaaCTGGAATATATCTAAGGTCCCCGTTAATTTAAAACCCAACGCCCAGCTCAATCCCTTGAGAAATTTGGctcagaaaggaagaagagaaataggaaTGTTATCGGGGGTACCATATGGGTGTCAAAGTGAAAGGCCCCCCCCAAGATAAGACTTCTGGTGGAGAGACAGaagctagagaagggaaagagatggaaGATGCTGAAAAATAGCCTCCCCAGAGGTATAAAGGATTTCCTACAGGGAGAGGGGTTAGTTTAAAGCAGAAAGGATAGGGTAGATAGAAAGGCTAAATGAGAGAGATTTCCTAAGTATAACAGAAGTTTGAATAGTTGGCCTAGAGTAGGAGATGGGCCAGATTGTAAACTATAGATGGCAAAAATAGCCACAGAAGAAAATCTCACTTTTTAACCCTTGCTTTGGGATAAATTTAGATCATCTTCATTTTGCAACTCTGCCTGTATTATTAGGCTATTAGACAGACCACAGAATGTTTAATTTGATTGTGAAATTTCAATGTCACTTTTTAGAACCTGTTTGTCAAGTGTTGCCAAATATGTTTGCCCAATGTTGTACTGTTACTCTATATAAACTTATGCAGGTGTATATCTTCCCTCATAGAATAAGAGAGGaaggccattaaaaaaaatttttttagtagcCCTAGCACCTAGCCATGTGCATagcacatagtaattgcttaataaatgcttattgattggttttgAAGCAAATGGCAAATTTTTGAAGCCAgtagtgaaaaaaataattatgaagggGAATGGGTGAgggagaattaaaataaaatgcattagaTAAACAAAACTATATAaccaaaaatataatgaaaatataaatccACACAATTGTATTCCTCTCCAATTCCCTTATTTGGGTCAATAGGGGAAAAGTTGTGGGAGAATTAACCTGACATCCATTTGAAAAGCAGATTTTCCAAATTCCTCAACTTTTGGACATGAAGGCACTACTATTATACCTTTATAATGTTCTTCCTTTGTAGCTGTTTTTTTTCTCCACTCCTccaagaaataataacaacaataacgcCACAGTCATAGCCTTATCAACTTTTCTATGACAAATGCATGGCAAAGCAAGTAATTTGGAAAATACAGGGAATTATGAACATAAGAGATTTTAATTAAATACAGTGCAAATAGGAGATAAAGGTCATGGCTCCTACTATTATTTCCAAGTATAGCTCTGTTTTAATCTTCTAAATTTAGGGTGTTTGCAGGTTTTCTGGTAGTAATTTTAGAGAGCTAGCTCTAAGGTAGGAAATTAATAATTGCATTTATCTGAGACCCAACATGGCTCTAACTCTTACTGAATACTGGGTAACggatcataaaaatattttccagtcaGGATTACAAAGTTTTCCTACAAAGGAACATACATACTAAAGATAAACACAACACACACTCTACCAGATTGTGAACTTAAGATATAAAACCAAGTAAgaaattttattagtatttttctATGATTAGTTTAGAATCATCTTTTCTCTCGCCTGATCTGTAATATTCTTTGTAgctaaattagaatatttttttgttttccactCTTTAAAATGCATTGCATTTTTCTTATAAACTgcattctctgattttcttatctgCTTGCTTCAAGGAAATCCAGGTGTTTAATATGCTTCCTCGAAGTTTAGCCCATACCAAATGGTTATTTAATCCAAATATCTGGGCTGCAAATTGAGCTGCTCCCTCTGGTGAAAGTATAGTTGAACAGCCAAGACCTGtagggatagaaaaaaaaagtcaagagaaCTGAGCTATCATAACACAATAATGAATACatgttttattgctctttgggtatGGTTCTTAATTCtgccaacagtgcattagtgtccccattctGCCTTCTGCTTGCCCCATAGTGCTTTCCCCCATACCCAGGTcagcatctatcatttttttgtcatattagtctgataggtgtgaggtggtttctcagagttgttttaattcccGTTTCTCCTCTAAATAGTGAttttaattgaggaatgacttgttttcttataaatttgactcagttctctatatatttgagaaaagaggcctttatcagagaaacttgaaagtttttttttccagaaattacTTTTTCACTCTAAAGAAATTTAACATAGATCGCTTATTAGCCATGTTATTAAACAGAACTAAAATAATAGGCTATTTTAAAACCCACCAACTTTTTCAATGGCAGGATATATGGGAGACATACCTTCTTTAATTTGGTAGGATAGGTATGTAAAGTTTAGCTTTAGCCTTAAGAGAAGCTAAATGTCATAACAAAAAATATCGAAGACTTAATAGTTATGTCACCAAATAATGATTGAATATCATGATGGTAGGATATGCTTAATGTAATAACaaaatctgcttttaaaaattaaaagttactAATATAAAAATTGAAGTACTTACCACTAGGCATTCGAAGTGAGGACCATACATCCTGCGCCCCCCAATCAGGTGTAAGCGGAGGACAGTTGACTACTGGATATGCAGTGTTACCAGACATCACAGGTCCCAAACCATTGCTCCTGCCAGCTACAGCTACAAATACAGTAGGAACACCATCTCCTAGATGAAATGAGAGCTCACAATTACAGATCAAAAAGCTCCATAGAAAACACTCCAAAGTATCAAAGTCTCAGGGTTGAACTTTCATTACATTTGAGCTGTCTTTAGTATTATGGGAAACATGGATGTCTCCTAGTCATGGTACCACTGGTGCTCAGGGTTTGCGTGTCCTTAGTTCACAAAGGACATGCTACCACTTGAATCTAGCGGTTCACTTCATGAAATGCAAACAGGGAGAAGACTCATTAGGTGAAATACTATCAGAGACTAAGGATCTTTCTTGAAGGCAGTTTAATAACTGGTTTACTTGTGTCAAAATTATCAGCAACTCTGGATATTATTTATGTCTATAACTTCTTACACTTTTCTGCAGATATTCTTTCTCTAgtaaatccttaacttcttttttctaCAACTACTCACAAGGAACACATTCCTCTTAAGAGAAGAAATCATGGCTAAGTTGAGAAGAGCATTTGGTCATGTCAAATTGGTTCTATTTGGCaggaagcaatttaaaaaatggaaaagtttacccCAAAGGAGATACAGTTATGCACATCTCAGCCTTACCTCCCTCCCTGATTTGCTGATTCAGTCTATGTTAATCTAGTTACATGGtttaactatgggaaaaaaaaaaaaagaaaaatcccagaaaataaaaattaaatggtttATAAGTTTTAGATTGCTCACCAAGGGAGTACAGGCTGTAACATGGTCACGTGTGCCAGCCCAGGATGTGACTCATCTCCCTTTGTCTTGTTGACTAAGAGCTGACCTTGCCCAACCCCCAAAGCTTTGACTTGTCTGGGGATTGTAGGAAGCAATTtagaaaaaagattattttaaaaaaaaactggtttCACCTGAAGCCTGATGTTCTATTTCCCTAGCTTTTGGAAAGGAACATAACTCTCTTGGCTGCTGGCCCTTGCCCTCCAAAGTCCTTCTCTCTCCATACCCACACTCCTCCAGTATGCCTCTACTGTTCTTGAGGATCCCCCTTAGAACTTGCAGTGCCTTTGTTTAAGAAAGCTCTTAATTAATGGAATAATGGCTCCAAAGGGTAAGAGCAGAGGTACTTGTAGTGCAGTTGTGAGTTGTGCTCCTTTATAGCCCTCCCAGCCCCCCAATCTGGTGATTTAGTTAACAAGTAAGTGTTTGCTTACATGTGCAGTTTCAGCCATACAGGGCAGGTCTTGGGAGGTATCCTGGGGTCCCACTGTATTTAAGAACTCCCTTCATAAGCTGGGTATCCCACCCTCTCTTTACTCTCTTCCTTGAGAAAGTTTGCTTGCCTTTCATGAAAGGCTGATAAGTGAGGAGATTTAAGATATACTCTTTCATCTGTTGTCAAAATATAAAGTGGGGCCTGTTTTGCtaaaaaagaggacaaaataaaGCGGAATGGGGTTTTTCACTGACCTTTTAAAGTCTGGAATTGAGATTGCATATCTTGTATTTTTACAAGAGGGCAAGGAAAAAACTTAAAAACTAAAGACTAGACTTTAATGCAGATAGATGTTTTATAAAGTACTACTAAGATTTAGATCATGATATAGGCCCAAGGGTATGTCTATGTTCTACTTAATCCATATATCAATTTTACTTATACTTCCCCTTTACATTCCACCTTCACTCTTGTCCTTTAATTGGAAAACCTTAACTTTAAGAATACTATAGAGTAGTGCTGGTGAACcctttagagaccgagtgcccgaacagcaaccctcatgctgcatatgAGCCACCCCCTGACCCTAGATAGGGTAGGAAGTGCTaactttgggctgctgggcagaggggcaggagagCACCCCACCCCCCCCGGCATGTGTGCCATATGCTTGCCAACATGGCTATAGAGGCTCACCAAATTCCCCCCCATACCATATACCTTTGTATGCCTGGCAAAATAGTAAAACTCTTAAACATTATTGGTAGAAAACATAATTTTATGACAAAGTGATGAATAATATCCACACAACTTTACGATTTGTAGTTTTATGCAAGAAGTCATTTGAAGTTTACCTTCGTACTCAGCTTTAATCTTTAGAGTTTCATCTGGCCCTTTATGGGCAGATGTTACTCGGAGTTCACAGGGAATTCCATAGTTTCCACAAGCCTTCTTAATTTTTTCACAATGACCAAGGTCAGAAGTAGAGCCCATCAACACCACAACTCTGCACGAACTTTCTACTTTCTGAAGTAACTAATGAGAAAGATATGGATGTGAGAGTGTAATAGGGTAAAAGCTAATAGGTATTCAATCACTAAAGAGTGATAATTCAAAGTATAAaaaatgttcaatttttttttaatcttttggcaGTACATTTTTAAGATTCAGAAGCAAATGTCAAGAAATCTAGCTAAAtaaatttatggagaaaaaagaaatttccagGATAAATCTTAGGATCATTAGGAATCCAAACCAATCTGGACAATTTAGAGTTTCTACATTGTCACCACTACATAATGAAAATGGACCATAGCAATAAATTGAGATACTTTAGAGATTTTAAGCCAACAATCAAGTCTGGTATATTGTACTTCCtcaggcagtgatgggcaaactacagctctccggccagatgtggccccctgaaaggTTCTATTTGGCATGccccacattattcctaatctaatgaatacaatgagtaggatacaatataatgaaacttcgagagttgccttagaaacagatggacagatgagcatttcctttcctttggccccctctttaaaaagtttgcccatcactgtcctaaggcATGGAAGCATACCAGAACATATGATATGAGAGATTTTTTCTTATAGAAAGGACATATGGATATACAGATTGCTTGTATAAAAAGGTCAAACTTTAGGAGACCACCCCTCCCCACCAAGCTCCTCAAAATTCTCaacaagagaattaaaaaaaaaaaatccgagAGAAACATgtagaaagaaaacacaaaatgtgTAGCCTATTATATAAAAAAAGTACCTCCACTCTTTCTGCAACCCATTCAAAGTTTCTCTTCACCATCTGAAGGCCTTCAGGAGTCACTTCTTTAAGGTCTCGGTATGACTAAAAATATAGATCCAGAAAGTTTAGTATCAGTTTTCTCACAAAAAGCTTCCTTAACTTTTCAGAATGAGCAACCCCAACAATTTAGCTGGAGATTTgctgtttttatttgaatttttatatttccatCCATATTTCTGTTAAACAATTGTAGTACCTAGGTTcatgaggggagaggaagagaggaaccTGTCAAAAGCATTCATTTATGAatgattttacatatttttcagaTTAAACTCAAAACTATTATctagaaattatcaagaaaatttaatcaaattattcttttggttGTACTAGTGTCTTCATTTCTACTGTATCTCCTCCTAACCTGATCTAAGAAAGGATACAATCCAAAACATCACCTGTTTGTCTTTCTGTTGGGCTCGATCACCAGATGGCCAGAGTCTCCAGGAATCATTATCAATAACATCGGCAAGTACAATTTCTTTTGTAGTTACATCAACACCAAATTCAAtctatagagaaaaagagaaatcacTTGGAAAACTAAAGATTATCTCattacttttaagttttatttaaaatctcCATTTGTTTTTACCTTCATGTCAACCAGTGTACAGTTCTGAGGTAACCAGGACTTTTCCAGTATTTCAAAAATAGCCTGTGTGGAATGACTCATGATATCCACTTCAGTCTGACCTATGCTAAGTCCAGCAAAGCACCATTTTGCAGCAATAAGCTGTTCTTCAGACCACTGTGGATCATTGTTGGCGTCATCCTGTGAATGAATAACAAATCTGTGAAGGATTTAAATCTGAATTTTCCTGAAATCTTAATAAAATCTGATGGAAGATTTAATTCTTTAAGGTTCTTGTttactaaaattttaaatgaatacaaaaattaaatcataatatagaatttattttctcttttgctaaCTTTTTGTAAAGTGTAAATTTATATATCTTTTCCACtttagtttactttttttttttttaacccttg
This genomic interval carries:
- the PAICS gene encoding multifunctional protein ADE2, with amino-acid sequence MATAEVLKIGKKLYEGKTKEVYELLDSPGKVLLQSKDQITAGNAARKNHLEGKAAISNKITSCIFEVLQEAGIKTAFTKKCGETAFIAPQCEMIPIEWVCRRIATGSFLKRNPGVKEGYKFYPPKVELFFKDDANNDPQWSEEQLIAAKWCFAGLSIGQTEVDIMSHSTQAIFEILEKSWLPQNCTLVDMKIEFGVDVTTKEIVLADVIDNDSWRLWPSGDRAQQKDKQSYRDLKEVTPEGLQMVKRNFEWVAERVELLQKVESSCRVVVLMGSTSDLGHCEKIKKACGNYGIPCELRVTSAHKGPDETLKIKAEYEGDGVPTVFVAVAGRSNGLGPVMSGNTAYPVVNCPPLTPDWGAQDVWSSLRMPSGLGCSTILSPEGAAQFAAQIFGLNNHLVWAKLRGSILNTWISLKQADKKIRECSL